The genomic segment AATTTGTAGGCTGCGAGATAAAAGAGGAATATCTCAATATGTGTTTTAATAGGAGTGAATCACCCACCCGCTAAAGCAAGTGGGCTTCTTGCTTCATCGATAGATAACTAGTATCAAGTATGTAACCATATTTTGATACCCTGCTAGTGCTATCTCCACAAGCGTAACTTTGGGTAATTCCTACCCTAGATTTATCAAGTTTTATTTTATATCTATCATCAATAATACCTAGTGCATAATTTCTTATATTGATACTAGCATTTAGGTCTCTATCGTGTTTAGTATGACAATAAGGACAATTAAATATTTCTTTTAGGAGTTTATATGGAATGGATGCAAGTTTATGACCCACTAAATAATCTTTGGCTAAGTGCATTAGTAACATTTTACCAATCGCTCTCTTTTTTATTTCATTGGTTATTTTTAAAACCAAAGGACATACAGCCGGATTTTTAACCGTAGTTTTAGCGGCTATCATTGCTGTATTTGTGTATGGTATGCCATTTAATAAAATGTTTTTTAGCTTTATTTATGGTGCTATTTATGGGATTTGGCCTATTGCTTGGATTATTGTTGCAGCGATTTTCCTCTACAAGCTCACGGTGAAATCAGGCTATTTTGATATTTTGCGTGAATCTATTATCGCTATCACACCCGATCAAAGATTGCAAGTGATTTTGATTGGTTTTTGTTTTGGTGCATTCTTGGAGGGTGCGATTGGCTTTGGTGGTCCTGTGGCTATTACTGCAGCATTGCTTGTGGGTATGGGCTTAAAACCACTTTATGCGGCAGGATTGTGTTTGATAGCCAACACAGCACCCGTTGCTTTTGGTGCTGTTGGGATTCCAATTATTGCTATGGCGGGTGTTGTTGGCGTTCCTGCTATTGAGATTTCTTTTGTTGCTGGACATATGCTTCCGCCACTCTCACTTTTTGTGCCATTTTTCTTAGTATTCCTAATGGATGGATTTAAGGGTATCAAAGAAACTTGGCCAGCGCTATTTGTTGCAGGATTTAGTTTTGCAGTAGTGCAATATTTAACCGCCACATATCTTGGACCAGAGCTACCCGATATTGCTTCAGCAGTTGTTTCTATTGCGGCTACAACAATCTTTTTAAAATTTTGGAAACCCAAAAATACCTTCAAGTTTGATTCAGAAGTTGGCGGAAAGCAAACACTTGAAGCCAAACAATATTCAATATCTCAAATCACACTTGCTTGGCTTCCTTTTGTCATCTTAATTGTAATGATCATTATTTGGACACAAGGTTGGTTTAAAGAGGCTCTAGCTTTCACAACCTTGAAGTTTAATTTTGAAAATCTTCAAGGATTATTCCAAACACCCCCTGCTTCTAGCGAAGTAAAAGCAGTGAATTCTGTTTTTGCCTTACCACTTATCTTAAATGCAGGAACTTCAATTTTCATCACTGCCTTGATTACAATGGCACTTCTAAGAGTTAAAATTTCTACTGCCATAACAACGTTTGGTGAAACTTTAAATGAAATGAAATTTGCACTTTTGACAATTTCTTTGGTAGTTGGATTTGCATATATTTCAAATTATAGTGGCTTATCTGCAACTCTTGCTCTTGCTTTAGCAGAAACAGGCGATGCTTTTGCATTTTTCTCACCTATTGTTGGTTGGCTTGGTGTATTCCTAACAGGCAGCGATACAAGCTCCAACTTACTCTTTGGAACATTGCAACAACTCACAGCTAGACAACTTGATATTCCAGAAGTCTTATTCCTTGCTGCAAACTCTGTGGGTGGTGTAGTAGGAAAAATGATTTCTCCACAAAGTATTGCTATTGCGTGTGCGGCAGTGGGATTAGTAGGAAAAGAATCTGATCTCTTTAGATTTACCGTTAAATATTCAATTATTTTTGTCATTGGTATTGGAATCTTTACTTATGCATTAGCTTTTATCTTCCCTGATGCAATCCCAATGTCAAGATAATTTCACTCCCCTTTTTTAAGGGGGTTCTGTAATTAAATTTTACTTTTAAAATCGCATAAGCCAATAAGGAATATTTTCTTTCTCTTGCTCAAAACTTGTCTCTATGCCATGTCCAGGCAGAATCAATATGTCTTCTTTAATTTGCATAAAAGCCTCCAAACTTGCTTTCATTGTCGCACTATCTGAATATGGAAAATCACTGCGCCCAATAGAGCGATAAAAAACAAAATCTCCACTAAACATTACCTTTTGACTAGGGGAATTTTTGTGGTTTAATACAATCACACTACAACCTGGCGTGTGTCCGGGGTAACAAATAAACTCTATTTCAAAATTTCCATAGTGTAATTGAATTTTTCTACCCAAATTAGAAACATTGGAATGGAATTCTTTAATCACAGAATCACAATCAGAGCCCACTAAAATAGTTGGCTTAGATTCTTGCAATCCCGTATTAAAAAAGTCTTTTTGCAACATAAAGGCATCTTCAAAAGGACATACCAAAGGAATATTTGGCAATTTTTCCTGTAATGCAGCGTTACTCCAAACATGATCAAAATGTCCATGCGTATTTAAAATAGCCAGTGGATTTTTGGCATTTTCCAAAACCCAATTAGTCGCTCCAATCCCAGGATCAATCACAAGCGATTCAGATTCATCTTGCGCAATTGCAAGATAACAATTTGTTTGATACTCCCCAAAAGGCTCTCTTAAAATCTTAAAAAAATCATTTTCAAAAACAATCATTACCATTTCCTTAAATCTTTTTGCAAATCTTAGCACAAGATGATAAAATAACAAAAGCATTCAATTATTTTAGGCTTATTATGAATCCATATTATCGCTTTTTTCCAG from the Helicobacter colisuis genome contains:
- a CDS encoding MBL fold metallo-hydrolase codes for the protein MIVFENDFFKILREPFGEYQTNCYLAIAQDESESLVIDPGIGATNWVLENAKNPLAILNTHGHFDHVWSNAALQEKLPNIPLVCPFEDAFMLQKDFFNTGLQESKPTILVGSDCDSVIKEFHSNVSNLGRKIQLHYGNFEIEFICYPGHTPGCSVIVLNHKNSPSQKVMFSGDFVFYRSIGRSDFPYSDSATMKASLEAFMQIKEDILILPGHGIETSFEQEKENIPYWLMRF